A region of the Amycolatopsis sp. cg13 genome:
ACCGCGATCACCGTGCTCACCGGCGGACCGCCTGAATCAGCGAGGCGTCAGCGCGTGCTCCAGCAGCCGCGACGCGGACACCACGCCCAGCAGCGTCCGGTCCCGCATCACCGCCACGAGCGGGCACCGCAGCCGGGCCATCGTCGCGGCGACCTCCACGATCGTGTCGTCGGCGTCCACCCTCGGCAGCTCGCGCGGTTCGCCGGGCAGCAGCTCTCGCACGGTCCGCCCGCCAAGTTTGTCCGCGACCCGGTCCGCCATCGACTCGCTCAGCACCCCGGCCAGCGACGGATCGTCGCGCACATAAGGCGGAACCAGGAACTGCACGACGTCGGAGGCGGGCAGCACCGTGTGCGGGCACCCGGACGCCTCCGTCACCACCAGCCCGGGCAACCGGTGCTCGGCCAGCAGGCGCGCGGCCGCCAGCGCGTCCGAATCGAGGTCGACGACCGGGAACTCCTCGGCCAGCTCCGCTGCGCGCATGCCCCCAGGCTACGACCAGCCGGGCGGCTCCGCCGGAACTCATGATTTCTTTCCTTTCTCTTTGCGGTCGCCGTCCGCGCTCGCCGGACGGCCGGTGGGCAGGTTGTCCGGCGGCTCGACCCGCAGCAGTCTCGCGATCGGCACGTCGGTGGAGGAATGCAGCACGATCGAGAGCGCGATCGTCACCGCGACCAGGTCGAACACCAGCTCGCTGCCGGCGATCCCGGACTGCAGCGCCAGCAGCCCGTACACCACCGACGCGAACCCTTTCGGCCCGAACCACGCGGCGGTCGCGCGTTCGCGTCCCGACATCGGAGTCCGCAGCAGCGACAGCGCCAGCGCCGCGGGCCGCACCAGAACGATGGCCAGCACCGCGAGCACCCACGCGCCGACGCTCAAATGCGAGAGCCGGTCCGGCGTGATCAGCGCGCCGAACACCAGCAGCGCGGCGAACTTCGTGATCTCCGAAAGCAAGTCCCCCAGCGGCTCGAAGTGCTCCGCCGCCGTTTTGTCCACAGTGGCCAGCGTGGAGCCGGCCGCGAACGCCGCCAGATACGGATTCGCGTCCGTCAGGTGGCACGCCGCGTAAAGCAGCACCGCGACCGCCAGCGGACCGAGCGCCTGCAGCCGCGGCTCGGCGGTCAGCACCCGCAGCCGCCACGCGAACGCGACCAGCGCGGGAATCGCGATGCCCAGCACCACTCCCAGCACCAGCTCGAACGCGACTGTGCCCAGATCCGACGACGTGTGCGTCGCGGTCGCCAGGAAGATCAGCACGAACGGCAGCGCGAGCCCGTCGTTCAGCCCGGACTCCACGTTCAGCAGCCGCCGCAGCCGCAACGGCACGTCGTCGCGGCCCACGATCGCCGCGGCGAACACCGGGTCGGTCGGCGAGAGGATCGCGCCCAGCAGCAACGACGTCGGCCAGTCCAGCCCGACCAGGAAGTGCGCGGGCACCGCGATGCCCACCATCGTCAACGGCATCCCCAGCCCGAGCGCCCGCCCGGACAGCCGCCAGTTCTCCCGCAGCGCGGGCACGTTCGCCCGCTGGCCGTCGGTGAACAGCACCGTGAACAACGCGATGTCGGCGAGCGACGTGACCAGCGGATCCCGCGGCGCGATGTGGATCAGGCCGAACCCGCCGTCGCCCAGCAGCGCACCGGCGAGCAGGAACAGCAACGCCGTCGACAGCACCGTCCGCGCGGCCACGCCGGACAGCGACACGCTGACCAGCAGCACCACGCCGAACGCCAGCACCAGCGCCATCGGACTCCCCGGGGGTCGGCTCGACCGCCCGTCGCCCGGCTGGGCACGAGCAGGCCGACCAGACTTCCCGGCACACCACGCGTAAAGATGCCGCAAAGACCAGCCCCGGGCAAACCGGGGTCGCTGACGACGGGACACGCGGAGCTACCGATCGCGGAGACAGTCCTCGTACAGCCAGACCCAGACGTCCCAATCGGACAAAGCGGCCGCGACCGCCAGACCGCTCGCGGTGAGCCGCGACTCGGTGTCCGCGCGGAGGCCGGTATCCCAGCTGCCCGCGTCGGCCCGGACGAGCGCGCCAGGGCCGCGAAGGATCCGCCCGACGCGGTCGTCGGCCATGGCGCGGGAGGGTAGGCGCCCGCCGGTCCAGCAGGTCCGACTTTGACGGATTTCTGACGCGCGTTAACGGAATCTCTACGGTCAGGCCGGGATCCTGACGAGATCCATACGCTGCCGCACCGGTCCCCGAGGGACGCTGCGGTACGTGCCAGCACCTATGTCATGGCTCAAACGGCTGGTGCTCGGGCGGCCGTTCCGGAGCGACACCCTCGGCGAAACGCTGTTGCCCAAGTGGCTCGCCCTGCCCATTTTCGCCAGCGACCCGCTGTCGTCGGTCGCCTACGCCACCCAGGAGATCCTGCTGATCCTCTCGATCGGCGGGCTGACGTA
Encoded here:
- a CDS encoding cation:proton antiporter, with the translated sequence MALVLAFGVVLLVSVSLSGVAARTVLSTALLFLLAGALLGDGGFGLIHIAPRDPLVTSLADIALFTVLFTDGQRANVPALRENWRLSGRALGLGMPLTMVGIAVPAHFLVGLDWPTSLLLGAILSPTDPVFAAAIVGRDDVPLRLRRLLNVESGLNDGLALPFVLIFLATATHTSSDLGTVAFELVLGVVLGIAIPALVAFAWRLRVLTAEPRLQALGPLAVAVLLYAACHLTDANPYLAAFAAGSTLATVDKTAAEHFEPLGDLLSEITKFAALLVFGALITPDRLSHLSVGAWVLAVLAIVLVRPAALALSLLRTPMSGRERATAAWFGPKGFASVVYGLLALQSGIAGSELVFDLVAVTIALSIVLHSSTDVPIARLLRVEPPDNLPTGRPASADGDRKEKGKKS
- a CDS encoding CBS domain-containing protein, whose amino-acid sequence is MRAAELAEEFPVVDLDSDALAAARLLAEHRLPGLVVTEASGCPHTVLPASDVVQFLVPPYVRDDPSLAGVLSESMADRVADKLGGRTVRELLPGEPRELPRVDADDTIVEVAATMARLRCPLVAVMRDRTLLGVVSASRLLEHALTPR